The sequence GGTTCTCCGCAACGCCGAGACTTACAAGAAGCAGATTTTCAAGATTTTGGATCAGGATCGCACCGAGATCGCGTTCAACTCCACCTGGATGGACACGTTTTCCGCAGCTGAATTCATCGAGCTTTGCTCTCGCTACACCGTGGCCCGCATGCTTGAGCGAGATGATTTTGAAAAGCGGTTCAAGGGCAACCAGCCTATCTCCATCCACGAATTCCTTTACCCGCTGGTACAGGGATACGATTCCGTGGCCCTCAAGGCGGATGTCGAGCTCGGTGGCACGGACCAGAAGTTCAATCTGCTCATGGGACGCCACCTGCAGCGCGAACACGGTCAGGCATCGCAGATCGTACTGACCATGCCCATTCTGGAGGGCCTCGACGGGGTCCAGAAAATGAGCAAGTCGCTGGGCAACTACATCGGCATAGATGAGGCTCCGGGCGACATGTTCGGCAAGCTGATGTCCATTTCCGACGAACTGATGTGGCGCTATTATGAGCTGCTTTCCGACAGTTCCCTGGAACGGATCGGTACCCTGCGCGAGCAGGTACAGTCCGGCGCCCTGCATCCCAAGGTCGCCAAAGAGGATTTGGCCCAGGAGATCACGACGCGCTTTCACGGAGCCGAGGCCGGCGTTGCTGCGCGCGAGGCTTTCAACTCCGTGTTCGCCAAGCAGGGCATCCCTGAGGATATCGAGGTTTTTTCCGTGCAGGCCGGAGCGCTGCTGGTCGATGTCCTGAGCGACAGCGGCGTGTGCTCTTCCAAGGGTGATGCCCGGCGGATGTGCAAGCAAAACGCCGTGACCATTGACGGACGCAAGGAAGAGGATGCGGCGTTTGCATTTGCGCCGGGAGAGTACGTGCTCAAGATCGGCAAGAAGAGATTCCTGAAGCTCGTGGCCGCGTAAGGGGGATTCGCCGATGCTTTCGATGTGGCGCAAAACCGTTCTCCTGGCGCGCATGGTCAAGATCGAACATTCGATCTTTGCCTTGCCGTTCGCCTACCTCGGGATGATCTGGGCTGCGGGCGGCTGGCCGGGCTGGAAGATATTTCTGGCGCTGACCGTGGCCATGGTGGCCGTGCGTTCCTTTGCCATGGCGGTCAATCGCCTCGCGGATCTCCCCATCGATGCGAAAAACCCGCGCACCCAGACCAGGCCCCTGGTGACGGGCGAACTCAGTGTTTTCGAAACACTCGTTTTCATAGCCGTCAGCGCCCTCGTCTTTGTCGGTGCGTGCTGGCAGCTCAACCCCCTGTGTCTGGCGCTTTCTCCACTGGCTCTGGTCTGGTCCGCAATGTACAGCTATACCAAGCGTTTTACCTCTCTGTGCCATTTTTTTCTGGGCACGGTACTGGGGCTTGCTCCGCTGGCAGGATGGCTCGCCGTGTCGCCGGAGGTTGCGCTTGCTCCAGTTCTTCTGGCTCTGGGGGTTACTTTTTGGGTCGGTGGATTTGACATTCTTTACGCATGTCAGGACGCCGAGTTCGATCAGAGTGAGGGCCTGCATTCTCTGCCGGCAGGCAAAGGGGTGCCGATCGCTCTGGCGCTTTCGACCTTCAGCCATGTGGTCACGGCCCTCTTTTTTCTTCTGGCCGGCTGGGCCGCAGGCGCCGGGATTGTGTACGCGGGTTTTTGCCTGGTCGTGGCGGCGATCCTGCTTTTCGAGCATCGGCTGATCTCTGCCGACGATTTGAGCCGGGTTAACCTTGCTTTTTTCACCTTGAACGGATTTGTAGCGGTTTTCTTGTTCGCGGGCGCTGTCATCGACACGGCGCTCAGGTAAATACTATTCAGGGAGCATCTCATGCGCGAAGCCAACGTTTTCCCCACATACAGAGGGGAGATGGAATATGTCTGCCTCGGCTGCCAGGCCAGATACCCCATTGACGAACTGCATTACACCTGCCCCAGCTGCAAGGGTGTTTTTCTGCTGGAGGATACCCGCTTTCCAGAGTTGGAAAAAACACCCGGGTCCGCATGGCGCGATATCTTCGATTTGCGGGCGGCGACGAAAAATCCTGCCCTGCGCGGCATCTTTCGTTTTTACGAGCTGATGGCCCCTGTCGTGGCCGAGGAGCACATTGTCTATCTGGGTGAGGGCAACACCCCTGTGACCCGCTCCTCGACCGCTCTGGAGCGCCTAGTGGGCCAATCCATGGCCTTCAAGAATGACGGCCAGAATCCGTCCGCGTCATTCAAGGATCGCGGCATGGCGTGCGCCTATTCGTACCTGCGCCATCTGGTTGCCAAGCATGGGTGGGACAATGTGCTGACCATCTGCGCCTCCACGGGCGACACTTCGGCCGCGGCGGCACTCTACGCCGCGTATGTTGGCGAGCCCCTGACCTCGGTCGTGCTGCTGCCCCAGGGCAAGGTCACTGCGCAGCAACTGTCCCAGCCTCTGGGCAGTGGGGCGAAAGTGCTCGAAATTCCCGGTGTTTTCGATGACTGCATGAAGGTGGTCGAATATCTGGCCGATCATTACCGTGTGGCGCTCCTGAATTCCAAGAACGCCTGGCGCATACTCGGGCAGGAGAGCTATGCCTTTGAGGTGGCACAGTGGTATGATTGGGATCTGCGCGGTAAGGTTATTTTCGTGCCCATCGGCAATGCCGGAAACATCACGGCCATCATGAGCGGCTTCCTGAAGCTGCTGCGGCTTGGGATCATCGAGACCCTGCCGCGCATCATCGGCGTGCAGTCCGAACACGCCGACCCCGTTTTCAGGTACTATGACCAGGACCCCGGCCATCGCCGGTTCGAGGCCGTGAAGGTCCGGCCGTCAGTGGCCCAGGCCGCGATGATCGGCAATCCCGTATCCTTTCCGAGGGTCGCTTTTCTGGCGGAGCAGTATCAGAAGCTGGGCGGCGCCGGATCTTTCGCGGTGGTGCAGGTCAGCGAACAGCGCATCATCGAGTCCATGCTGCTGGCCAACAGGCACGGCCATATTGCCTGCACCCAGGGCGGGGAATGCCTGGCCGGACTGTTCAAGGCCAAAGAGCTTGGGCTCATGGAAGAGGGCGAACTTGCGGTGCTCGACGCCACCGCCCACGCTTTGAAG is a genomic window of Desulfomicrobium baculatum DSM 4028 containing:
- the tyrS gene encoding tyrosine--tRNA ligase: MTDMELARQLEQIRRGSVEIINEEELVAKLRRGVPLRIKAGFDPTAPDLHLGHTVLIQKLKHFQELGHQVIFLIGDFTGMIGDPSGKSETRKKLTREEVLRNAETYKKQIFKILDQDRTEIAFNSTWMDTFSAAEFIELCSRYTVARMLERDDFEKRFKGNQPISIHEFLYPLVQGYDSVALKADVELGGTDQKFNLLMGRHLQREHGQASQIVLTMPILEGLDGVQKMSKSLGNYIGIDEAPGDMFGKLMSISDELMWRYYELLSDSSLERIGTLREQVQSGALHPKVAKEDLAQEITTRFHGAEAGVAAREAFNSVFAKQGIPEDIEVFSVQAGALLVDVLSDSGVCSSKGDARRMCKQNAVTIDGRKEEDAAFAFAPGEYVLKIGKKRFLKLVAA
- a CDS encoding UbiA-like polyprenyltransferase, giving the protein MLSMWRKTVLLARMVKIEHSIFALPFAYLGMIWAAGGWPGWKIFLALTVAMVAVRSFAMAVNRLADLPIDAKNPRTQTRPLVTGELSVFETLVFIAVSALVFVGACWQLNPLCLALSPLALVWSAMYSYTKRFTSLCHFFLGTVLGLAPLAGWLAVSPEVALAPVLLALGVTFWVGGFDILYACQDAEFDQSEGLHSLPAGKGVPIALALSTFSHVVTALFFLLAGWAAGAGIVYAGFCLVVAAILLFEHRLISADDLSRVNLAFFTLNGFVAVFLFAGAVIDTALR
- the thrC gene encoding threonine synthase, whose product is MREANVFPTYRGEMEYVCLGCQARYPIDELHYTCPSCKGVFLLEDTRFPELEKTPGSAWRDIFDLRAATKNPALRGIFRFYELMAPVVAEEHIVYLGEGNTPVTRSSTALERLVGQSMAFKNDGQNPSASFKDRGMACAYSYLRHLVAKHGWDNVLTICASTGDTSAAAALYAAYVGEPLTSVVLLPQGKVTAQQLSQPLGSGAKVLEIPGVFDDCMKVVEYLADHYRVALLNSKNAWRILGQESYAFEVAQWYDWDLRGKVIFVPIGNAGNITAIMSGFLKLLRLGIIETLPRIIGVQSEHADPVFRYYDQDPGHRRFEAVKVRPSVAQAAMIGNPVSFPRVAFLAEQYQKLGGAGSFAVVQVSEQRIIESMLLANRHGHIACTQGGECLAGLFKAKELGLMEEGELAVLDATAHALKFAGFQDMYFHDGFGPEFEITPDRKLANVPRLVIDQQDKERLSEDAFTVQAAQNVVGILGLDKK